In the genome of Fusarium fujikuroi IMI 58289 draft genome, chromosome FFUJ_chr02, one region contains:
- a CDS encoding related to acetate regulatory DNA binding protein FacB, translating into MSASSTGESLHSISLNGARPFTVPARDSFSLELPMSSLAAMSADASLKSPVSYKNQRTPSFSREGILSASQKSRHLSQSSDNRPDSMSNGAQKVSSDEGSNPLKRRNTETGVDYPRRRATIACEVCRSRKSRCDGTKPKCKLCTELGAECIYREPGIKLDAGDKLILERLNRIENLLQMNMVNTTANGLNLTDNSPGMSNGTGLDGDNMMLSANAASFGSIPNGGFGTWSAQPTGTNISTMPKVHTNATMHLLQWPLIRDLVSRPCDPQILLQLEMAREPLHTLTKTPCVDLSNTQAYIEAYFERVNIWYACVNPYTWRSQYRTALSNGFREGPESCIVLLVLALGQASLHGSISRILPQDDPPGLQYFTAAWSLLPGLMTANSVVAAQCHLLAAAYHFYLVRPMEAWNLLCTTSTKLQLLLMAPSRIPSHQRELVERIYWNALLFESDLLAELDLPHSGVVQFEENVGLPCGFEGDESEQVGRDELWYFLAEIALRRLLNRVSQLIYSKDSIASTTSLDPVVAELDYQLSQWYESLPLPLQFPFTRNALQDPVQTVLRLRFFACRTIIYRPYILAVLDNEQAVLDPAVRENCHKCLEASIRQLEHIHEHHAGHMPYIWQGALSIVSQTLLIMGASMSPSLLSILLTLVPHREALDQMINDVVIEVERYATLAPSLSLSSEILKEAEVRRRAFLGTP; encoded by the exons ATGTCCGCATCATCGACAGGTGAATCCCTCCATTCAATCTCTCTCAACGGGGCGCGACCATTCACGGTACCTGCACGCGACAGCTTTTCTCTCGAACTTCCGATGTCTTCACTTGCAGCAATGTCGGCTGACGCCTCGCTCAAGTCCCCTGTCAGCTACAAAAACCAGCGGACGCCCAGTTTCAGTCGAGAGGGCATACTAAGCGCATCTCAAAAATCCCGACATCTTTCGCAGTCATCTGACAACAGACCTGACAGCATGTCCAATGGCGCGCAAAAGGTCTCAAGCGATGAAGGCTCGAACCCACTCAAAAGGAGGAATACCGAAACGGGTGTCGATTACCCCCGCCGTAGGGCCACTATTGCT TGCGAGGTTTGCCGCTCAAGGAAATCCCGTTGCGATGGCACAAAGCCAAAGTGCAAGCTCTGTACGGAGCTTGGTGCTGAATGCATCTATCGAGAGCCAGGCATTAAACTTGACGCTGGTGACAAGCTGATCTTGGAGCGTCTGAACCGCATTGAAAATCTCCTTCAGATGAATATGGTGAACACAACAGCAAATGGACTAAACCTGACTGACAATTCGCCTGGGATGAGCAATGGCACGGGGCTTGATGGAGACAACATGATGCTGTCGGCCAATGCTGCCTCTTTTGGCTCTATCCCCAATGGTGGATTTGGGACTTGGTCCGCTCAACCGACCGGAACCAATATCTCTACCATGCCTAAAGTCCACACTAATGCCACCATGCATTTACTACAATGGCCCTTGATCCGAGATTTAGTGTCGCGACCATGCGATCCTCAGATTCTGCTACAACTGGAAATGGCACGAGAACCACTCCATACTCTGACCAAAACTCCTTGTGTGGACTTGTCAAACACCCAAGCTTACATCGAGGCTTATTTCGAGAGAGTTAATATTTGGTATGCTTGTGTCAACCCATATACCTGGAGGAGCCAATACCGCACAGCCTTGTCCAACGGTTTCAGAGAGGGACCGGAGAGTTGCattgtgcttcttgttcttgcccTGGGTCAGGCAAGCTTGCATGGCAGCATTTCGAGAATCTTACCCCAAGACGATCCCCCTGGGCTGCAATACTTTACTGCAGCATGGTCGCTACTTCCAGGATTGATGACTGCCAACAGCGTAGTGGCGGCACAATGCCATctccttgctgctgcttATCACTTCTACCTAGTCCGCCCTATGGAGGCATGGAATCTGCTTTGCACGACAAGCACGAAGCTACAGCTACTACTTATGGCCCCAAGCCGTATCCCAAGCCACCAGCGAGAGCTTGTGGAGCGAATCTACTGGAATGCATTACTCTTTGAGAGTGATCTTCTCGCGGAACTCGACCTGCCTCATTCAGGGGTTGTCCAATTCGAGGAAAACGTTGGCTTACCCTGTGGATTTGAAGGAGACGAATCGGAGCAAGTCGGTCGAGATGAGCTTTGGTACTTCCTTGCAGAGATTGCTCTACGTCGGCTGTTGAATAGGGTGAGCCAACTCATCTATTCTAAGGACTCGATtgcatcaacaacaagccTGGATCCAGTGGTGGCAGAGCTCGACTACCAACTGAGTCAATGGTATGAGAGCTTACCACTACCACTGCAATTTCCTTTCACTCGAAATGCGCTGCAAGACCCGGTTCAAACTGTCCTTCGACTTCGATTCTTTGCCTGTCGCACCATTATATATCGGCCATACATTCTAGCAGTGCTAGACAATGAGCAAGCAGTATTGGATCCTGCTGTGCGGGAGAACTGCCACAAGTGCTTGGAGGCTTCTATTCGACAACTCGAACACATCCATGAACA TCATGCCGGTCATATGCCATACATCTGGCAAGGTGCTCTATCGATAGTCTCACAAACGTTACTCATCATGGGTGCCAGCATGTCGCCGTCGCTGCTCAGCATTCTGCTAACCCTGGTGCCTCACCGCGAGGCGCTGGACCAAATGATCAACGATGTTGTGATAGAGGTTGAACGATATGCAACCCTGGCCCCTAGCTTGAGTCTGTCTTCGGAAATCCTCAAGGAGGCAGAGGTGAGAAGACGCGCGTTCCTCGGTACTCCGTAG
- a CDS encoding related to phosphatidyl-ethanolamine N-methyltransferase, with translation MSTAADLPATGPGLRQRQSGVDPPAQQDKPQAEQGHSRQSSDVPFPSDKSSKTYGRTPDGTVFIVPTTHDMVSQLLDPRQPKNLSDAIVLTILGLHILAAYFLPSSSKRIVFAAIFLFWRACYNIGIGVLLQIQSNHRRLVTWARRWKLFENPSTGKNPRPWLYKLLKNELETKIPEDYEFEKAPIEYNTWLVFRRVVDLILMCDFVSYCLFAIVCGHTPEGENPLIGFSRWAVGIALIGFNLWVKLDAHRVVKDFAWYWGDFFYLIDQDLTFDGVFEMAPHPMYSIGYAGYYGISMMAASYEVLFISILAHLAQFAFLVIVENPHIEKTYNPPPPRKRTVSGGQSDAIPADMKSLEGAFDQQTLTPAQKDEPAPVHNLVGLSNLDLFRVPDFAVILMPFYVAVLTLVTPSTAVWQAAFVFHALAWRVWYHLGLGLILDQQSKNKMWTRHFLKFGESAGEAWRQWKGLHHISMIMCNTAFVAACWKMYSPPEDWAYGLVLLKHVLGASLVALQLWTAFSVYDSLGEFGWFCGDFFFDQQAKLTYKSIYRFLNNPDRFFGTAAVWGAALITWSRSIFLMALFTQILTVYYISYIERPHMQKIYGRSLRQEAGLTKFIKKSLPPPVKGWQESVDKVLDDTSQFVEDFIDTARPKFAAGVKTIVRDTSALFNMAPARLTITRIAPDLEGHDPKLYSLSVQGTPVNNAPIVEKYTGKESLTGRFPKPVKTMAFEYGAPLRVKWRAPANHSKKDWIGLYMVTDNRSRETTEVSSLGRWAPTNAGSYDALTADVSIVVEEHPVTSTEITETDLVEGEVVFEGDKLWWTQGVFEFRYHHNGHHHAMTISEPFEIRISKFDEEDVDLGAKGLYEQAVEAALLPVVQNCLDRDPDIAPNQPEEPFGGHVERDTKYAKRIVYAIREMFGIEFAPPVVAADGSVRKLAWRICNAKEVLAPYSMSLSRGTTTPAIQDFPSEKI, from the exons ATGAGTACTGCCGCCGATCTGCCTGCCACCGGCCCTGGGCTTCGGCAACGGCAATCTGGGGTTGATCCTCCTGCCCAGCAAGACAAGCCTCAAGCAGAACAAGGGCATAGCCGCCAGTCATCTGATGTGCCTTTCCCATCTGATAAGTCTAGTAAGACGTATGGTCGAACCCCAGACGGCACAG TCTTTATCGTACCCACAACCCATGATATGGTTTCTCAGCTTTTGGATCCTCGACAACCTAAGAACCTTTCTGATGCAATTGTCTTGACAATTCTGGGTCTTCACATCTTAGCTGCTTATTTCTTGCCATCTAGCTCGAAACGTATTGTTTTCGCTGCTATCTTCCTGTTCTGGCGAGCTTGTTACAACATCGGCATTGGTGTACTCCTCCAGATCCAGTCGAATCACCGACGTCTTGTCACTTGGGCTCGGCGCTGGAAGCTATTCGAGAATCCTTCAACAGGCAAAAACCCGCGACCATGGCTCTACAAGCTACTAAAGAACGAGCTCGAGACAAAGATCCCGGAGGACTATGAATTCGAGAAGGCCCCCATTGAGTACAATACTTGGTTGGTCTTCCGAAGGGTTGTTGATTTGATCCTCATGTGTGATTTTGTGTCGTACTGCCTGTTCGCCATCGTCTGTGGCCACACCCCTGAAGGAGAGAATCCTTTGATTGGTTTCTCCCGCTGGGCCGTTGGCATCGCCCTAATCGGCTTCAATCTCTGGGTGAAGCTCGACGCCCACCGTGTTGTGAAAGACTTTGCCTGGTATTGGGGAGACTTCTTCTATCTCATCGACCAAGACTTGACCTTTGACGGTGTCTTCGAGATGGCCCCTCACCCCATGTACTCGATCGGATATGCTGGTTACTATGGTATttccatgatggctgctAGCTATGaggttctcttcatctcaatCCTCGCTCACTTGGCCCAGTTCGCCTTCCTCGTGATTGTCGAGAATCCTCATATTGAGAAAACCTACAACCCACCTCCCCCTCGCAAGCGAACCGTCTCCGGGGGCCAAAGTGATGCCATACCCGCTGATATGAAATCGCTTGAAGGTGCATTCGACCAACAGACACTCACGCCTGCCCAGAAAGACGAGCCCGCTCCCGTCCACAATCTTGTTGGTTTAAGCAACCTTGACTTGTTCCGCGTCCCTGACTTCGCCGTCATTCTTATGCCGTTCTATGTAGCCGTCCTCACTCTTGTGACACCTTCAACTGCCGTATGGCAGGCGGCTTTCGTGTTCCACGCTCTAGCCTGGCGTGTTTGGTATCATCTCGGCCTAGGTCTTATTCTTGACCAACAGTCTAAGAACAAGATGTGGACACGCCACTTCCTTAAATTCGGCGAGAGTGCTGGTGAAGCCTGGCGCCAATGGAAGGGCCTCCACCACATCAGCATGATCATGTGTAACACTGCATTTGTCGCCGCTTGCTGGAAGATGTACTCGCCTCCTGAAGATTGGGCCTATGGCCTGGTCCTGCTCAAACATGTTCTTGGTGCTAGTCTCGTTGCCCTTCAGTTGTGGACCGCATTCAGTGTATATGATTCTCTCGGCGAGTTTGGCTGGTTCTGCGGCGATTTCTTCTTTGATCAACAGGCTAAATTGACTTACAAGTCTATTTACCGGTTCCTGAACAACCCTGACCGGTTCTTCGGGACGGCTGCAGTGTGGGGTGCCGCACTCATTACGTGGAGTCGATCCATTTTCCTTATGGCCCTGTTCACCCAGATCTTGACCGTCTACTACATTTCGTACATTGAGCGACCCCACATGCAAAAGATCTATGGTCGCAGTCTACGTCAAGAAGCAGGTCTtaccaagttcatcaagaaATCATTGCCTCCTCCCGTCAAGGGATGGCAAGAGAGTGTCGACAAGGTGTTGGATGACACCAGCCAATTCGTCGAGGACTTTATCGATACCGCCCGCCCTAAATTCGCAGCAGGTGTTAAGACCATCGTGCGAGATACTTCGGCTCTTTTCAACATGGCTCCCGCACGACTCACCATTACTCGAATCGCTCCTGATCTAGAAGGCCATGATCCCAAGCTCTACTCTCTTTCTGTACAGGGCACTCCTGTTAATAACGCACCTATCGTTGAGAAGTACACTGGCAAGGAGAGTTTGACAGGCCGGTTCCCTAAGCCTGTTAAGACCATGGCTTTTGAATACGGAGCACCTCTTCGAGTGAAGTGGAGAGCCCCCGCCAACCACAGCAAGAAAGATTGGATTGGCCTTTACATGGTCACTGACAATCGTTCAAGGGAAACGACGGAGGTATCTTCTTTGGGACGATGGGCACCTACGAACGCTGGCTCTTATGATGCCTTGACTGCCGATGTTAGCATTGTGGTCGAAGAGCATCCGGTAACTTCAACTGAGATCACAGAAACCGATTTGGTCGAAGGTGAGGTTGTTTTTGAAGGTGACAAGTTGTGGTGGACACAAGGTGTCTTCGAATTCAGATACCATCATAACGGACACCATCATGCGATGACGATATCAGAACCTTTCGAGATCCGAATCAGCAAGtttgacgaagaggatgtcgatcttggtgcCAAGGGCTTGTATGAACAAGCTGTCGAGGCCGCACTTCTTCCAGTTGTCCAAAACTGCCTGGACCGAGATCCAGACATTGCACCTAACCAGCCCGAGGAGCCTTTCGGAGGCCACGTCGAGCGTGACACAAAGTATGCCAAGAGGATTGTCTACGCCATCCGAGAAATGTTTGGCATTGAGTTTGCACCACCTGTAGTGGCCGCAGATGGAAGCGTTCGTAAACTTGCTTGGAGAATATGTAACGCTAAGGAAGTTCTG GCTCCATACAGCATGTCTTTATCGAGAGGAACCACGACGCCTGCAATCCAGGACTTCCCGTCAGAAAAGATTTAA
- a CDS encoding related to translation initiation factor eIF3 subunit, whose amino-acid sequence MAAAVANQPKHDWADDDDIEETSTDLPEPQTISNKDGTKTIITFRYDDDGRKVKTTRRIRYTTHTETVNPRVADRKTWPKFGLSAKDPPGPAPDTTSVGENIIFRPSVNWRKAEKDESADANAQSMKDKLKDKQVKCRICNGQHFTARCPYKDTMAPIGETPAGDVAAGMGDEPSAAGAGAAGAKKGSYVPPALRGTGTAGERMGSKFGERDDFATLRVTNVSEMAEEQELRDMFERFGRVTRVFLAKDRETGMAKGFAFISFADRGDAVKACAKMDGFGFKHLILRVEFAKKAQ is encoded by the exons ATGGCTGCCGCCGTAGCAAACCAGCCCAA GCACGACTGggccgacgacgacgatatcGAGGAGACCTCCACCGATCTCCCCGAGCCTCAGACCATCTCCAACAAGGATGGAACAAAGACCATCATCACATTTCGTtacgatgacgatggccgAAAGGTCAAGACCACCCGCCGAATTCGCTACACCACCCACACCGAGACCGTAAACCCCCGCGTCGCGGACCGAAAAACCTGGCCCAAGTTCGGCCTCAGCGCAAAGGATCCCCCCGGACCTGCCCCCGACACCACCTCCGTCGGCGAGAACATTATCTTCCGACCAAGCGTCAACTGGCGAAAGGCCGAGAAGGATGAGTCCGCCGACGCCAACGCCCAGTCCATGAaggacaagctcaaggacaagcaGGTCAAGTGCCGTATCTGCAACGGTCAGCATTTCACTGCCAGGTGTCCCTACAAGGATACCATGGCGCCTATTGGAGAGACTCCTGCTGgggatgttgctgctggtatGGGAGACGAGCCCTCAGCTGCTGGTGCGGGTGCCGCTGGTGCCAAGAAGGGTTCATATGTTCCTCCTGCTCTGCGTGGAACCGGGACAGCTGGCGAGAGAATGGGATCCAAGTTTGGCGAAAGGGACGACTTTGCTACACTGCGTGTCACCAAC GTCTCCGAGATggcagaagagcaagagcTGCGCGACATGTTCGAGCGCTTCGGCCGCGTCACCCGAGTATTCCTTGCCAAGGACCGGGAAACCGGTATGGCCAAGGGCTTTGCGTTCATCAGCTTCGCGGACCGGGGCGATGCCGTCAAGGCCTGTGCGAAGATGGACGGATTTGGTTTCAAGCATCTCATTCTGCGGGTGGAGtttgccaagaaggctcaGTAA
- a CDS encoding related to salicylate hydroxylase gives MASTKDLQIAIMGAGMGGLGAALALAKRGFKHIDVYETASSLGFVGAGIQMAPNMGRILDRLGCWDDIEREATCVAGSSIRQGATNVELAHVDMPDIKGKYGFSHLCGHRASLAGHLYEACKKESAITFHFATSLIEVQSFTPKVTFKLQPRDGEVVTLEADILLGADGIKSVTRSQLLQQVNATPEEAETGQAAYRIMLKREDMAHDPELLALIDSDEVVRWVGEKRHIIAYSIANKSIYNLSTVQPDDNFASAPSITYTTKGSKKVMLEVFETFCPLVQKMLNLVPEGEVCEWRLRMYRPLPTWTQGSVALLGDACHPTLPHLSQGAAMAIEDGSTIAEVLSLAPDTRPETIAKCLKVYEQSRKEWTSNLVEMAYLSGRTLHLGEGKAKEERDRMFKEHKTSGSVPDKWTSPDVQKMIYTNDCVAKVRSEFETAFAAA, from the exons ATGGCTAGCACCAAAGATTTGCAAATCGCCATCATGGGCGCCGGCATGGGCGGACTAGGAGCTGCCCTAGCTCTAGCCAAACGAGGTTTCAAACACATTGATGTTTATGAGACTGCCAGTAGTCTTGGTTTTGTTGGAGCTGGTATTCAGATGGCCCCAAACATGGGAAGAATCCTCGATAGGTTGGGATGCTGGGATGATATTGAGAGAGAAGCTACTTGTGTAGCCGGGAGCAGCATTCGAC AGGGAGCAACTAATGTTGAACTTGCTCATGTTGATATGCCCGACATCAAGGGAAAATACGGTTTCTCGCACCTTTGTGGCCACCGTGCTTCCTTAGCTGGTCATCTATACGAAGCCTGCAAGAAAGAGAGCGCCATCACCTTTCACTTTGCAACAAGTTTGATCGAAGTTCAGAGCTTCACTCCCAAGGTTACCTTCAAGCTCCAGCCTAGAGATGGAGAGGTAGTCACTCTTGAAGCTGATATTCTCCTCGGCGCCGATGGCATCAAGAGTGTAACTCGATCTCAGCTCCTACAACAAGTCAACGCCACGCCTGAAGAAGCCGAAACTGGTCAAGCTGCTTACCGTATCATGCTCAAGCGAGAAGATATGGCGCATGACCCTGAATTACTGGCTCTCATTGATAGCGACGAGGTTGTAAGATGGGTGGGAGAGAAACGACACATTATCGCCTACTCAATCGCAAACAAGTCCATCTACAACCTTTCAACTGTTCAACCAGATGACAACTTTGCATCCGCTCCTTCAATCACATACACGACCAAGGGATCCAAGAAAGTTATGCTGGAAGTATTTGAGACATTCTGCCCTCTTGTACAGAAGATGCTCAACCTGGTTCCAGAGGGAGAAGTCTGCGAGTGGCGACTAAGGATGTACAGGCCATTACCTACGTGGACTCAAGGATCAGTTGCATTGTTAGGAGACGCTTGTCATCCAACACTTCCCCATCTTAGCCAAGGAGCTGCCATGGCTATCGAGGACGGTTCAACAATCGCCGAGGTTCTATCCCTTGCGCCCGATACTCGGCCCGAGACCATCGCCAAGTGCTTGAAGGTGTATGAGCAATCTCGAAAGGAATGGACTTCGAATCTTGTCGAAATGGCATATCTGTCTGGTCGAACGCTGCATCTTGGTGAAGGAAAAGcaaaggaggagagagataGGATGTTCAAGGAGCACAAGACCAGTGGGTCAGTTCCCGACAAGTGGACATCTCCGGATGTGCAAAAGATGATCTACACGAATGATTGTGTCGCAAAAGTTAGGTCCGAGTTTGAGACAGCCTTTGCCGCAGCATAG